The following proteins are encoded in a genomic region of Maribacter hydrothermalis:
- the gldJ gene encoding gliding motility lipoprotein GldJ: protein MKKHLIKVVLSCTVIVGGLSVNSCSKSSSSKNTSRATGWKINAKEGGFQYNTDFKEQETAPGLVFVEGGTFTKGKVQDDVMHDWNNTPTAQHVQSFYMDETEVTNVMYLEYLDYLKSVYPPENPKYTNIYVGALPDTLVWRNRLGFNETMTNNYLRHPAYAEYPVVGVNWIQATQFAEWRTDRVNEVMLEREGYLSEDAKYQAATGEVQGTFSTEAYLNRPESVYNGQIDSLQGKMKKDSTSTFAKRSSGIIMPEYRLPTETEWEYAAQAQVGQREYNNYRGRKKYPWEGDYTRNGQRVGRGDQLANFKQGKGDYGGIAGWSDDGADITAEVMSYKPNDLGLYDMAGNVAEWVADVYRPIVDDEVSDFNYYRGNIYMKSAIGEDGKVNILRDSIVYDTLPNGKVVAVNLPGEIKMVPVDEEETYLRTNFSSSDNRGYRDGDPGSSRFYDRFNDGEEEDSNKKMYNSPKHSVERDSLGNLVKGYDESNNRTTLINDEVRVYKGGSWRDRAYWLDPAQRRYLPQYMATDYIGFRCAMSRVGSKSKTKNKTVRGKKAK from the coding sequence ATGAAAAAACATTTAATAAAAGTTGTACTCTCATGCACGGTTATCGTAGGAGGTTTGTCAGTAAATAGCTGCTCAAAATCTTCATCCTCAAAAAACACGTCTAGAGCTACAGGTTGGAAAATAAATGCCAAGGAAGGTGGATTTCAATACAATACTGACTTTAAAGAGCAAGAAACTGCTCCTGGTTTAGTATTTGTTGAAGGCGGTACGTTTACCAAAGGAAAGGTGCAAGATGATGTTATGCATGATTGGAACAACACGCCAACTGCACAACATGTACAGTCTTTTTATATGGACGAAACTGAGGTTACCAATGTAATGTATTTGGAATACCTAGACTATTTAAAAAGTGTGTATCCTCCAGAAAATCCTAAGTACACCAATATTTACGTTGGTGCTTTACCAGACACTTTGGTTTGGAGAAACAGGTTAGGTTTTAACGAAACCATGACCAATAACTATCTAAGACACCCGGCTTATGCAGAATACCCTGTTGTTGGGGTAAACTGGATTCAAGCTACTCAGTTCGCAGAATGGAGAACAGACCGTGTAAACGAAGTAATGCTAGAAAGAGAAGGTTACTTATCTGAAGATGCAAAATACCAAGCGGCAACAGGAGAAGTTCAAGGTACTTTTAGCACTGAAGCTTATTTAAACAGACCAGAATCTGTTTACAACGGCCAAATTGATTCACTACAAGGTAAAATGAAAAAAGATAGTACATCTACTTTTGCGAAAAGAAGTAGCGGTATTATAATGCCAGAATATAGACTGCCTACAGAAACTGAATGGGAATATGCCGCACAGGCACAAGTTGGCCAAAGAGAGTATAACAACTATAGAGGTAGAAAAAAATACCCTTGGGAGGGAGATTACACTCGTAACGGACAACGTGTTGGTAGAGGAGATCAATTAGCAAACTTTAAGCAAGGTAAAGGTGATTATGGCGGAATCGCAGGTTGGTCTGACGATGGAGCTGATATTACTGCTGAAGTTATGTCTTACAAGCCAAATGATTTAGGCCTTTATGATATGGCCGGTAACGTTGCCGAATGGGTAGCTGATGTTTACAGACCAATAGTTGATGACGAAGTAAGTGATTTCAACTACTATAGAGGTAACATTTACATGAAAAGCGCAATTGGCGAAGATGGCAAAGTAAACATCCTTAGAGATTCTATTGTTTACGATACTTTACCAAACGGAAAAGTAGTTGCTGTTAATTTACCTGGTGAAATTAAAATGGTTCCTGTAGATGAAGAAGAAACGTATTTAAGAACTAACTTCTCTTCTAGCGATAACAGAGGTTATAGAGATGGCGACCCAGGTTCTTCGAGATTTTATGACAGATTCAATGACGGAGAAGAAGAAGATTCGAACAAAAAAATGTACAATTCTCCTAAGCATTCTGTGGAAAGAGACTCATTAGGAAATCTTGTTAAAGGTTATGACGAATCAAATAACAGAACTACTTTAATTAACGATGAAGTAAGAGTTTACAAAGGTGGTTCTTGGAGAGATAGAGCATATTGGTTGGATCCAGCACAAAGAAGATACTTGCCACAATATATGGCTACTGATTATATTGGCTTTAGATGTGCAATGTCTAGAGTCGGTTCTAAATCAAAAACTAAAAACAAAACGGTTAGAGGAAAAAAAGCTAAATAA
- a CDS encoding Nramp family divalent metal transporter: MTELVKKSIWKKILALVLAFGPGIFAIGYTIGTGSVTSMIVAGSTYGMQLLWVLLLSCVFSGLLMFAYGNFALVTGETALYAFKKHLKWGKLIAILIILGISFGQWNSLMGILGISANIIFEIFLIYFPNLVGYQYESVLAIAIIVIIVFYMLLMVGKYAFFEKILVIFVTIMGLSFIISLFMVYPLPIEVMQGLVPSIPKVEGGQMMVAAFVGTTMAAATFLSRPLFVKGKGWTKKNLGQQKKDAIIAACLVFLISASVMAVASGALFHQGQPVTKVLDMVNTLEPVAGKFALTLFFFGTLSAGLSSIFPCLLIAPILLADYQSGELDTNSKQFKIITAIACLFALIVPVFGANPIEMQIVSQVLNVFVLPLVIFGIMLLVNNKVLMHKYKAGIWLNIGLTAALFFSCVISYNGIIALLDYF, encoded by the coding sequence ATGACCGAGCTAGTAAAAAAATCAATTTGGAAGAAAATATTGGCACTAGTTTTGGCATTTGGACCGGGTATTTTTGCTATTGGCTATACAATTGGTACAGGTAGTGTAACTTCAATGATTGTTGCGGGTAGCACGTATGGAATGCAACTTTTGTGGGTTTTATTATTAAGCTGTGTTTTTTCAGGGTTGCTGATGTTTGCATATGGAAATTTTGCTTTGGTCACAGGAGAAACTGCACTTTATGCCTTTAAAAAACACCTAAAATGGGGGAAATTAATTGCCATTCTAATTATACTTGGAATTTCTTTTGGTCAATGGAATTCACTAATGGGTATTTTAGGAATTTCAGCAAATATCATTTTTGAAATTTTTCTAATCTATTTTCCTAATCTTGTGGGTTATCAATATGAATCTGTGCTGGCAATCGCGATAATTGTAATCATTGTTTTCTATATGTTATTGATGGTAGGTAAGTATGCATTCTTTGAAAAGATTTTGGTCATATTTGTTACCATAATGGGCCTTTCATTTATAATTTCGCTTTTTATGGTGTATCCATTGCCAATAGAAGTAATGCAAGGTTTGGTGCCATCAATCCCTAAAGTAGAAGGAGGTCAAATGATGGTTGCGGCATTTGTTGGTACTACTATGGCCGCTGCCACATTTTTGTCAAGACCACTTTTTGTAAAAGGAAAAGGCTGGACAAAAAAGAACCTAGGGCAGCAAAAGAAAGATGCAATCATTGCGGCTTGTTTAGTATTTTTAATTAGTGCTTCGGTAATGGCCGTGGCTAGTGGCGCATTGTTTCACCAAGGACAACCGGTTACTAAAGTTTTAGATATGGTAAACACTCTAGAGCCTGTAGCTGGAAAATTTGCATTGACACTTTTCTTTTTTGGTACATTGAGTGCTGGGTTATCTTCAATTTTCCCATGTTTACTTATTGCACCTATTTTATTGGCTGATTATCAATCTGGAGAATTAGATACAAACTCAAAGCAATTTAAAATCATTACAGCAATTGCTTGTTTATTTGCTTTAATTGTTCCTGTATTTGGGGCTAATCCTATAGAAATGCAAATTGTGTCGCAGGTGTTAAATGTATTTGTTCTTCCCCTAGTAATATTTGGGATAATGCTTTTAGTAAATAATAAAGTTTTAATGCATAAGTATAAGGCTGGTATTTGGCTGAATATTGGTTTAACAGCAGCTCTTTTCTTTTCTTGTGTTATTTCTTATAATGGTATAATCGCTTTGTTAGATTATTTCTAG
- a CDS encoding UDP-N-acetylmuramoyl-tripeptide--D-alanyl-D-alanine ligase → MKIQDLHSAFLTHQSVSTDTRKIKENDIFFALKGDNFNGNIYAQKALDSGASIAIIDEEKYFIDDRTILVEDVLTTLQQLANYHRKYSKAQVISLTGSNGKTTTKELINAVLCKTYKTIATKGNLNNHIGVPLTLLTIQPDTEIAIVEMGANHLKEIEFLCKIAEPDFGYITNFGKAHLEGFGGVEGVIKGKSELYEYLIKNNKSIFLNADDPIQLDKLKNYTKKYGFSSVNSKYYNIEMTEAQPFVNIQVENTNIKTNLIGSYNFHNCCAAITIAKYFNVELSEIKTALENYTPDNNRSQIINTKGLYVILDAYNANPSSMKVAIENFNSLNNLHKTMILGDMFELGESAEEEHQNIVELTKNMNFDQVFFVGENFYKTQTDAIKLRNFDELKVFIKNNTIKANSAILIKGSRGMALERVLDCL, encoded by the coding sequence ATGAAAATTCAAGATTTACATTCTGCTTTCTTAACGCACCAATCCGTTAGTACAGACACTAGAAAGATTAAAGAAAATGATATCTTTTTTGCCCTAAAAGGTGATAACTTTAATGGTAATATTTACGCACAAAAAGCTCTTGACAGCGGCGCTAGCATTGCTATTATTGATGAAGAAAAGTATTTTATAGACGATAGAACAATTCTTGTTGAGGACGTTTTAACTACCTTACAACAATTGGCAAATTATCATAGAAAATATTCTAAAGCCCAAGTTATAAGCCTTACGGGAAGTAATGGTAAAACGACGACCAAAGAATTAATTAACGCTGTACTTTGCAAAACTTATAAAACTATAGCCACTAAAGGCAACTTAAACAACCATATTGGCGTACCACTAACCTTGCTTACAATACAACCCGATACTGAAATTGCCATTGTAGAAATGGGTGCAAACCATTTAAAGGAAATTGAGTTCTTGTGTAAAATTGCAGAACCTGATTTTGGCTACATCACTAATTTTGGTAAAGCTCACTTAGAAGGATTTGGAGGTGTTGAAGGCGTTATCAAAGGAAAAAGTGAATTATACGAATATCTAATTAAAAATAATAAATCGATTTTTTTAAATGCCGATGACCCCATTCAGCTCGACAAACTAAAAAACTACACTAAAAAATATGGTTTTAGTAGTGTCAATTCAAAATACTATAACATTGAAATGACGGAAGCCCAGCCTTTTGTCAACATACAAGTAGAAAACACGAACATAAAGACCAACCTTATAGGTTCGTATAATTTTCACAATTGTTGCGCTGCCATTACAATTGCAAAATATTTCAATGTTGAATTGTCTGAAATTAAAACAGCACTAGAAAATTACACTCCAGATAACAATAGGTCGCAGATTATTAACACAAAAGGACTTTATGTTATTTTAGATGCTTATAATGCCAACCCGTCAAGTATGAAAGTAGCAATTGAAAATTTCAATTCTTTAAACAACCTCCATAAGACAATGATACTTGGTGACATGTTTGAATTGGGAGAATCGGCAGAGGAAGAGCATCAAAATATTGTTGAATTAACGAAAAACATGAATTTTGACCAGGTATTTTTCGTTGGTGAAAATTTTTACAAAACACAAACCGATGCTATTAAACTAAGAAATTTTGATGAATTAAAGGTATTTATTAAAAATAACACCATAAAAGCTAACTCTGCAATACTTATTAAAGGATCTAGAGGAATGGCTTTGGAAAGAGTTTTAGATTGTCTTTAA
- a CDS encoding efflux RND transporter periplasmic adaptor subunit, whose amino-acid sequence MERYKKYGIYLVVLLVGLFLGYFLSGTSKEGNNSKDHIQHSQESSYTCSMHPSVVQAGNGTCPICGMDLVEITTENTVELENQFEMSERALALANIQTSIISSDTKSNSIKISGEITSNDKTNATQTTLFDGRLDKLEVNFIGEYVNKGQRIGTIYSPELYLAQDKLLTSSSYKETHEKLYAAARNTLGLWKLTDKQIDDLLKTGKPIVNFPLVADVSGTVTEIFATEGNYFKQGDPLFKVAKLNSVWAVFQAYENQIPFLKNGQEIVISSKAFNTQPVTAKISFIEPILNRGKRIVSVRADIDNKNGLWKPGMFVNAVVNIENKETNLIVVPKSAVLWTGERSVVYIKPYASKPVFEIANVQLGELVGENYIVLDGLNIGDEVVTNGAFTIDAAAQISGKKSMMYAREQDNVMLNTHKNNSHVVSPELNVKLKNSLNKYLALKDELVSSNSDNATKLAKELGSEIELIDRKNLDKEFQSNILAALEAVDNIQKSNKLTVNRLDFKNLSKSFVFLISKIDDLDNVVYVQHCPMADNNSGANWLSLEKAIKNPYFGDKMLTCGSVVKEVK is encoded by the coding sequence ATGGAGAGGTATAAAAAATACGGAATTTACTTAGTTGTATTACTTGTGGGTTTATTTTTGGGATATTTTTTGTCTGGAACATCAAAAGAAGGTAATAATTCAAAAGATCATATTCAACATTCACAAGAATCTTCGTACACATGTTCAATGCATCCAAGTGTAGTTCAGGCGGGTAATGGTACCTGTCCAATTTGTGGAATGGATTTAGTGGAAATAACTACAGAGAATACCGTTGAGTTAGAAAACCAGTTTGAAATGAGCGAAAGAGCTTTGGCTTTGGCAAATATTCAAACCAGTATTATTAGCAGTGATACTAAAAGTAACAGTATTAAAATTTCTGGAGAAATTACTTCGAACGATAAAACGAATGCTACTCAAACTACGTTGTTTGATGGGCGTCTAGACAAGTTAGAGGTAAATTTTATTGGAGAATATGTAAATAAAGGACAAAGAATAGGAACTATTTATAGTCCAGAGTTATATTTAGCTCAAGATAAATTACTCACATCTTCATCGTATAAAGAAACCCACGAAAAGTTATACGCAGCAGCTAGAAATACGTTAGGGCTTTGGAAATTAACAGATAAACAAATAGACGATTTGTTGAAAACTGGTAAGCCCATTGTAAATTTCCCACTTGTTGCCGATGTTTCAGGGACGGTAACAGAAATATTTGCGACAGAAGGGAATTATTTTAAACAAGGGGATCCACTTTTTAAGGTAGCTAAATTAAATTCCGTTTGGGCAGTTTTTCAAGCTTACGAAAATCAAATACCTTTTTTAAAAAATGGGCAAGAAATTGTCATAAGTTCCAAAGCATTTAACACACAACCGGTAACTGCTAAAATATCATTTATAGAACCTATATTAAATAGAGGCAAGCGAATTGTTTCTGTGAGGGCTGATATTGATAATAAAAACGGATTATGGAAACCAGGAATGTTTGTTAATGCGGTAGTTAATATAGAAAATAAGGAGACTAATTTAATTGTTGTTCCTAAAAGTGCTGTTTTGTGGACTGGCGAACGTTCTGTTGTTTATATTAAGCCATATGCTTCAAAACCTGTTTTTGAAATTGCAAACGTACAATTAGGTGAGTTAGTTGGTGAAAATTATATTGTTTTGGACGGACTAAATATTGGTGATGAGGTAGTAACCAATGGAGCTTTTACGATTGATGCCGCCGCGCAAATTAGTGGTAAAAAATCTATGATGTACGCTAGAGAACAAGATAATGTAATGCTAAATACACATAAAAATAATTCGCATGTTGTTTCACCGGAATTAAATGTGAAATTAAAAAATAGTTTAAATAAGTATTTAGCTTTAAAAGATGAGTTAGTTTCTTCAAATTCTGATAATGCCACAAAACTAGCTAAAGAACTTGGCTCCGAAATAGAGTTAATAGATCGTAAAAACCTAGATAAGGAGTTTCAGTCGAATATATTGGCTGCTTTAGAAGCGGTAGATAATATTCAAAAAAGTAATAAGTTAACCGTTAATAGATTAGATTTCAAGAATTTGTCGAAGAGTTTTGTCTTTTTAATTTCTAAAATAGATGACCTAGATAATGTTGTTTATGTGCAGCATTGCCCAATGGCTGATAATAACTCTGGTGCTAATTGGCTAAGCTTGGAAAAGGCAATTAAAAATCCATATTTTGGTGACAAAATGTTAACCTGTGGTAGCGTTGTTAAGGAGGTTAAATAA
- a CDS encoding efflux RND transporter permease subunit, whose protein sequence is MLNKIIRYLIHNKLIAFVLLLVFLMWGLISTPFEFDNIVLGSNPVSVDAIPNLGDNQQIVFTEWAGQSPQDIEDQITYPLTSNLLGLPGVKSVRSSSMFGFSTIYLIFEEDIDFYWGRSRILEKLSSLPSGLLPENVNPKLGPDATALGQLFWYTIEGRDENGKVTGGWDLHEIRKVQDFYIKNALSSAKDVAEVASIGGHIQEYQIEVNPQLMQQYQISLKEVVRAVNETNKNVGSKTIEINNAEYLIRGLGLIKEIEDIENTVVVSNDFVPLRVKDIAVVSLGPKERRGILDKEGAEVVGGVVVSRYGSNPQKVIESVKKRIEEIAKGLPTIQLKDGSKSQLTIVPFYDRTELISSTLGTLSSALYLEILIAILVVLVMLRNLKISIIISGLLPVAVLMVFIAMKLFGVDANIVALSGIAIAIGTMVDLGIILSENIVRKLEHNKNNGSIDELVIEGVSEVSGAIVTAGLTTILSFIPVFVLTGEEGRLFTPLAFTKTAALLAAMFLSLFIIPPLIAKWYSLTDSKFKIKGLGTYLLGVAGILLLFWGFWIGLILIGVMIIDLLERYNILNKQYFESMKFIWIISSILFVLTFYWRPLGYENNFLSDFVFVLFSTAAILGILYVFYKYYEPILLWALANKIKFLSIPLFFLVVGLFMYVNIGKEFMPKLNEGSFLLMPTSTAHTGISENKKILQQLDMAVAAIPEVETVVGKAGRVNSALDPAPLSMFENVINYKSEFILGEDGKPLQFKISDSGQFYTKNGELVTAGSGVSKFDLVPDSDGEYYRNWRPHIKNANDIWKEIVSVTKIPGVTSAPQLQPIETRLVMLQTGMRSPMGIKVFGPDLKTIEFFGYALEQELKKIDVVDNASVFSDRIVAKPYLNVKFDRDKAARYGLTINELQEVLESAMGGKVLTQTIEGRERYDVIIRYPRDLRADPNDLEGILVSLKNGGTIPLSEVASVDFEKGPQVIKSEDGFLTGYVLFDKKEEYAEVTAVELVKKRIETQIKEGNLIVPKGVSYKFAGTYENNVHAEKTLSFVIPLVMIAILFILYLQFRSMTISFMIFSGVAVAFAGGFMMLWLYGQSWFLDFNFLGNDLRDIFNVKTINISVAVWVGFIALFGIATDDGVVVATYLKQNFEDNNPTSINEVRAAVLDAGKKRIRPCLMTTATTLLALLPILTAKGHGKDILIPMAIPSFGGMLVALVTLLIVPVLFSAWKESKLNKTKLL, encoded by the coding sequence ATGCTAAATAAGATAATTAGATACTTAATTCATAATAAACTAATAGCATTTGTGTTGTTGTTGGTTTTCTTGATGTGGGGTTTAATTAGTACTCCTTTTGAGTTCGATAATATAGTTTTAGGCTCTAATCCTGTTTCTGTTGATGCCATCCCAAATTTAGGAGACAACCAGCAAATAGTTTTTACCGAATGGGCAGGACAATCTCCACAAGATATAGAAGACCAAATTACCTATCCGCTAACTTCTAATTTATTAGGTCTACCAGGGGTTAAATCGGTAAGAAGTTCATCAATGTTCGGTTTTTCTACTATATATCTCATTTTTGAAGAAGATATAGATTTCTATTGGGGTAGAAGCAGAATTTTAGAAAAGTTGAGTAGTTTACCTTCTGGTTTGTTACCTGAAAATGTTAACCCAAAATTAGGGCCAGATGCTACGGCACTTGGTCAATTATTTTGGTATACAATAGAAGGAAGAGATGAAAATGGAAAGGTAACGGGCGGCTGGGACCTTCACGAAATTAGAAAGGTTCAAGACTTTTATATCAAAAATGCCTTATCATCTGCCAAAGATGTGGCAGAAGTTGCATCTATTGGTGGCCATATTCAAGAATATCAAATAGAGGTTAACCCACAACTCATGCAGCAATATCAAATTTCTTTAAAAGAAGTTGTACGTGCGGTAAATGAAACCAATAAGAATGTTGGGTCAAAGACAATTGAAATTAATAATGCGGAATATCTTATAAGGGGGTTAGGACTCATAAAAGAAATAGAGGATATTGAAAACACAGTCGTTGTTTCTAATGATTTTGTCCCTTTAAGAGTGAAAGATATTGCAGTAGTTTCCTTAGGGCCTAAAGAGCGTAGAGGTATTTTAGATAAAGAAGGGGCTGAAGTTGTAGGTGGTGTTGTTGTTAGTAGATATGGTTCTAATCCTCAAAAAGTTATTGAGTCTGTTAAAAAAAGAATTGAAGAAATAGCGAAAGGTCTTCCAACTATACAATTAAAAGATGGGTCAAAATCACAATTAACGATAGTGCCTTTTTATGATAGGACTGAATTAATAAGTAGCACGCTTGGTACCTTAAGCTCGGCCTTATATTTAGAAATACTAATAGCAATTTTAGTGGTTCTGGTTATGCTCCGAAATCTTAAAATATCAATAATAATATCAGGATTATTACCCGTTGCTGTATTAATGGTGTTTATAGCCATGAAACTATTTGGGGTAGATGCAAATATTGTGGCGCTTTCGGGAATAGCAATTGCAATAGGTACAATGGTAGACTTAGGGATAATATTGTCTGAGAATATTGTTCGTAAATTAGAACATAACAAAAATAATGGTTCAATTGATGAATTGGTAATTGAAGGTGTCAGTGAGGTTTCAGGTGCAATAGTAACAGCAGGTTTAACTACCATATTAAGTTTTATACCCGTCTTTGTTCTAACAGGTGAAGAAGGCCGACTTTTTACACCACTTGCATTTACTAAAACCGCTGCGCTCCTTGCGGCAATGTTTTTGTCGTTATTTATTATTCCGCCGTTAATTGCAAAATGGTATAGTTTAACGGATTCCAAATTTAAAATTAAAGGACTTGGCACTTACCTTTTAGGTGTCGCAGGTATATTACTCCTTTTTTGGGGATTTTGGATTGGTTTAATTTTAATAGGTGTAATGATTATAGATCTATTAGAAAGGTATAATATACTGAATAAACAGTATTTCGAAAGCATGAAATTTATTTGGATAATTTCTTCAATATTATTCGTTCTTACTTTTTATTGGAGACCATTAGGCTATGAAAATAATTTTTTGTCTGATTTTGTTTTCGTGCTATTTTCTACAGCTGCAATCTTAGGAATACTCTATGTGTTTTATAAATACTACGAACCTATTCTTTTATGGGCGTTGGCAAATAAAATTAAGTTTTTAAGTATTCCACTGTTTTTCTTGGTTGTTGGTCTTTTTATGTATGTTAATATTGGTAAGGAATTTATGCCAAAATTAAATGAAGGGTCATTTCTATTAATGCCTACATCAACAGCACATACGGGCATTTCAGAAAATAAGAAAATACTACAACAGTTAGATATGGCTGTTGCAGCCATACCTGAAGTAGAAACTGTAGTCGGTAAAGCGGGTCGTGTAAATTCGGCATTAGACCCAGCCCCTTTATCCATGTTCGAAAATGTAATTAATTATAAATCAGAATTTATACTAGGAGAGGACGGAAAGCCGCTTCAATTTAAAATTTCGGATAGCGGTCAATTTTATACTAAAAATGGTGAATTGGTCACTGCAGGTTCTGGAGTGTCTAAATTTGATTTGGTGCCAGATTCCGATGGGGAATATTATAGAAATTGGCGACCTCATATAAAAAATGCAAATGACATTTGGAAAGAGATAGTATCGGTGACTAAAATACCAGGTGTTACCTCTGCTCCACAATTGCAGCCAATTGAGACTAGGTTGGTAATGCTCCAAACTGGTATGCGCTCCCCAATGGGAATAAAGGTCTTTGGGCCAGATTTAAAGACAATAGAATTTTTTGGTTATGCCCTTGAGCAAGAACTTAAAAAAATAGATGTAGTTGATAATGCTTCTGTTTTTTCTGACCGTATAGTTGCAAAACCTTATTTAAATGTCAAATTTGATCGGGATAAAGCGGCAAGGTATGGTTTAACTATTAATGAGTTGCAAGAAGTTTTGGAGTCGGCCATGGGAGGTAAGGTTTTAACACAAACTATAGAAGGAAGAGAACGGTACGATGTGATTATTAGGTACCCTAGAGATTTGAGAGCAGACCCAAATGATTTAGAAGGTATACTTGTTTCTTTAAAAAATGGAGGAACCATACCGCTTTCAGAAGTAGCTAGTGTAGATTTCGAAAAAGGGCCTCAGGTAATAAAAAGTGAAGATGGTTTCTTAACAGGTTATGTGCTTTTTGATAAGAAGGAAGAATATGCAGAAGTAACGGCTGTAGAATTAGTTAAGAAAAGAATTGAAACTCAAATTAAAGAAGGTAATTTAATAGTGCCAAAAGGTGTTAGTTATAAGTTTGCAGGTACTTATGAAAACAATGTTCATGCAGAGAAAACCTTGTCCTTCGTAATTCCTTTAGTGATGATAGCTATTTTATTTATTCTTTATCTGCAATTTAGGTCTATGACTATCTCTTTTATGATATTTTCCGGTGTGGCAGTTGCATTTGCTGGCGGATTTATGATGCTATGGTTATACGGACAAAGTTGGTTTCTTGATTTTAATTTTTTAGGGAATGACCTGCGAGATATTTTTAATGTAAAAACAATTAATATTAGTGTTGCCGTATGGGTAGGTTTTATAGCCTTATTCGGTATAGCAACGGACGATGGTGTGGTAGTGGCCACATATTTAAAACAAAACTTTGAGGACAATAATCCAACTTCTATTAATGAGGTTAGAGCAGCAGTGTTAGATGCTGGTAAAAAAAGGATTAGACCATGCTTAATGACAACGGCAACTACGTTGTTGGCATTACTACCAATTTTAACAGCAAAAGGTCATGGTAAAGATATTCTAATTCCAATGGCAATACCAAGTTTTGGGGGCATGTTGGTCGCTTTGGTAACTTTGTTAATAGTTCCTGTACTTTTTAGTGCTTGGAAAGAGTCAAAATTAAATAAAACGAAATTGCTATAA
- a CDS encoding bifunctional folylpolyglutamate synthase/dihydrofolate synthase, with amino-acid sequence MTYKETLDWMFMQLPMYQHKGKVAFNAKMDGINSLVIHLNNPHKEFKSIHVAGTNGKGSSSHMLASVLQEAGFKVGLYTSPHLKDFRERIRINGKKVEKKYVVDFVKENQDFFEMKKLSFFEMTVGLAFDYFAFKNVDIAIIEVGLGGRLDSTNIITPEVSLITNIGFDHTDMLGDTLKKIAYEKAGIVKPNVPVVISEFNSETASVFREKAAAMNAKIVFAEEKEFPIYKIGLLGVYQKKNIKGVLATLKELVGFKIGEQHIVKGLENVIQNTGLMGRWQQIGKSPKIICDTAHNKEGLEIVLNQLLEEEYNHLHMVIGFVKDKDISAILPLFPKNATYYFCKPKIFRGLDENVLLKQCLPFKLEGNSYKSVNKAFKSAKKQASKDDFIYVGGSNFVVAEVL; translated from the coding sequence GTGACCTATAAAGAAACCTTAGATTGGATGTTCATGCAACTTCCAATGTATCAGCATAAAGGTAAGGTTGCTTTTAATGCTAAAATGGATGGTATTAATTCACTAGTTATCCATTTAAATAATCCACATAAAGAATTTAAAAGTATACACGTTGCAGGAACCAATGGTAAAGGTTCTAGTAGTCATATGTTAGCCTCCGTTTTGCAAGAAGCAGGGTTTAAAGTAGGTTTATATACTTCTCCACACTTAAAGGATTTCAGGGAGCGAATTAGGATTAATGGCAAAAAAGTTGAAAAAAAATATGTTGTTGATTTTGTAAAAGAAAATCAAGATTTTTTTGAAATGAAGAAATTGTCGTTTTTTGAAATGACAGTTGGTTTAGCTTTTGATTATTTTGCTTTTAAAAATGTCGATATTGCCATTATAGAAGTAGGATTGGGAGGAAGGCTTGATTCTACAAATATTATAACACCTGAGGTAAGTTTAATAACGAATATAGGTTTTGACCATACCGATATGTTAGGGGATACCCTTAAAAAGATAGCTTATGAAAAAGCTGGTATTGTAAAGCCAAATGTTCCTGTAGTTATTAGTGAGTTTAATAGTGAGACAGCTTCTGTTTTTCGGGAAAAGGCTGCGGCTATGAATGCTAAGATAGTTTTTGCGGAAGAAAAGGAATTCCCAATATATAAAATTGGACTACTGGGCGTTTATCAAAAGAAAAATATCAAGGGAGTTTTAGCTACTTTGAAAGAGTTGGTTGGTTTTAAAATAGGTGAACAACACATTGTAAAAGGATTAGAAAATGTGATTCAAAATACTGGTTTAATGGGGCGATGGCAACAAATAGGAAAAAGCCCTAAGATAATTTGTGATACTGCACATAATAAAGAAGGACTTGAAATTGTATTAAACCAATTACTAGAAGAAGAATATAATCATTTACATATGGTAATTGGTTTTGTAAAGGATAAAGATATCAGTGCAATTTTACCATTATTTCCAAAAAATGCCACCTATTATTTTTGTAAGCCTAAAATTTTTCGAGGTTTAGACGAAAATGTCTTATTGAAACAGTGTCTCCCTTTTAAATTAGAAGGAAATTCATATAAGTCTGTTAATAAGGCCTTTAAATCGGCGAAAAAACAAGCTTCTAAAGATGATTTTATTTATGTTGGAGGTAGTAATTTTGTCGTAGCAGAAGTTCTTTAA